The following are encoded in a window of Candidatus Neomarinimicrobiota bacterium genomic DNA:
- a CDS encoding DUF1848 domain-containing protein: MDTRKKTILDQKYDIKTINKVDENVLPIISVSRRSDIPAYYAEKFLKDVKRGFILFKNPFNFQRLKVDIKPDKISAFVFWSKNYRPFMKALEKINELYTGRFILHFTINNYKGKAKNILEPNIPESLEMIELAKELSEKYGKEKLSIRYDPIIISNLTPLSERLESFEEIIENLNGYILRIYVSFVDIYKKVSRRFLKNENRIKITEPTVEEKASLLSRMKNAASKKNIKILTCCEDQVGQMAGIEKGHCIDVNILKKLFPDVPFTNEIRPTRNECGCYYSIDIGEYNTCKSKCLYCYANR; encoded by the coding sequence ATGGATACAAGAAAAAAGACAATCCTTGATCAGAAATACGATATAAAAACGATAAACAAAGTTGATGAAAATGTTTTGCCAATTATTTCAGTAAGCCGACGATCCGATATCCCGGCATACTATGCCGAAAAATTTTTAAAAGACGTTAAAAGGGGATTCATATTATTTAAAAATCCCTTTAATTTTCAACGACTCAAAGTAGACATTAAGCCCGATAAAATATCAGCATTTGTTTTTTGGTCAAAAAACTATAGACCCTTCATGAAAGCACTTGAGAAAATAAATGAACTATACACCGGACGTTTTATTTTACATTTCACTATAAATAATTATAAAGGAAAGGCGAAAAATATCCTTGAACCAAATATACCTGAAAGTCTTGAGATGATCGAGTTAGCTAAAGAACTATCAGAAAAATATGGGAAAGAGAAATTATCTATTCGTTACGATCCAATTATAATTTCCAATCTGACTCCACTTTCTGAACGACTCGAATCATTTGAGGAAATAATTGAAAATCTGAATGGCTATATCTTAAGGATATATGTAAGTTTTGTGGATATTTACAAAAAAGTATCAAGAAGATTTTTAAAAAATGAGAACAGAATAAAAATAACAGAACCAACTGTCGAAGAAAAGGCGTCATTACTTTCCAGAATGAAGAATGCGGCATCGAAAAAGAATATAAAAATTTTAACGTGCTGTGAAGATCAGGTAGGTCAAATGGCAGGCATAGAGAAAGGGCACTGCATAGACGTAAACATCTTGAAAAAGCTATTTCCCGATGTACCTTTTACTAATGAGATTCGACCAACGAGAAATGAATGCGGCTGCTACTATAGCATTGACATCGGTGAATATAATACCTGTAAATCGAAATGTCTTTATTGTTATGCTAACAGATAG